The following proteins are co-located in the Acidimicrobiales bacterium genome:
- a CDS encoding MarR family transcriptional regulator, whose protein sequence is MGAEPIDTAVVGDGQRIGVAWRELRRGASMMRFRELLYGPDVEIGQVDALDLLVQHGPSRMRDLADALRVDASTATRTVARLADAGLVERVPDPDDARGVRVRLSPEGEQLHAVMGERRRQLFERVLVGFEPEELSTLADLLERLVAGVDAAVEDA, encoded by the coding sequence ATGGGCGCAGAACCAATCGACACCGCGGTCGTGGGCGACGGGCAACGCATCGGCGTGGCGTGGCGGGAGCTGCGGCGGGGGGCGTCGATGATGCGCTTCCGGGAGCTCCTCTACGGCCCGGATGTCGAGATCGGACAGGTCGACGCGCTCGATCTGCTCGTCCAGCACGGCCCCTCGCGCATGCGCGACCTCGCCGACGCCCTGCGGGTGGACGCCTCCACCGCCACCCGCACCGTGGCCCGTCTCGCGGACGCCGGCCTGGTCGAGCGGGTCCCCGATCCCGACGACGCCAGGGGGGTGCGGGTGCGGCTGAGTCCCGAGGGCGAGCAGCTCCACGCGGTCATGGGCGAGCGTCGGCGCCAGCTCTTCGAGCGGGTGCTCGTGGGCTTCGAGCCCGAGGAGCTCTCCACCCTGGCCGACCTGCTCGAGCGCCTCGTCGCCGGCGTCGACGCCGCGGTCGAGGACGCCTGA
- a CDS encoding LCP family protein: protein MSARRSARAGKPRRTWPQRIVIGTGVLVAFSCALTATGLAYGKWKFDQVEHYEIELVQAASGEPENFLIVGSDSRDAIDPDSADADIFLNGESGGERSDSMMVARIDPSSQHVDLLSVPRDLWVTIPGGDPDEHHRINEAYAGGRQQLIETIEANLGIDINHYLEVDFTGFKELVAAIDGVPTYFDTAWRDTNSGLDIKGEGCVTLNPDQALAYARARHLQYYDPETGEWDSDPTGDLGRMNRQQLLVVNAIDEAVSLELANPARLNRLINVGVDNVGVDPGFTFDDMVSLAKAFSDTNSEDISRHNLEVEDYRTDGGAAVLTLDEATSQPVLNIFRGLDPDEITEAMVTVDVVNGSGVDGQAQSVMDAMVASGFTPGAVGGDMTPVAATEVHYAPGSERAADLVARHLTAGGVLVEDESLDPFQVSLVTGPDFTTVQQTARPPAAATGGGAGATTTSSSTTSTTIGHSAGDPAAEGIDCD, encoded by the coding sequence ATGTCCGCCCGACGCTCGGCCCGCGCCGGCAAGCCTCGCCGCACATGGCCCCAGCGCATCGTGATCGGCACAGGCGTCCTGGTGGCCTTCTCGTGCGCGCTCACGGCCACCGGCCTCGCCTACGGCAAGTGGAAGTTCGACCAGGTCGAGCACTACGAGATCGAGCTCGTCCAGGCCGCTTCGGGCGAGCCCGAGAACTTCCTCATCGTCGGGTCGGACAGCCGCGACGCCATCGATCCCGACTCGGCCGACGCGGACATCTTCCTCAACGGTGAGTCGGGCGGCGAGCGGTCGGACTCGATGATGGTCGCCCGCATCGACCCGTCGAGCCAGCACGTCGACCTCCTGTCGGTGCCCCGCGACCTCTGGGTGACCATCCCCGGCGGCGATCCCGACGAGCACCACCGCATCAACGAGGCGTACGCCGGGGGGCGCCAGCAGCTCATCGAGACCATCGAGGCCAATCTCGGCATCGACATCAACCACTACCTCGAGGTGGACTTCACCGGCTTCAAGGAGCTGGTCGCGGCCATCGACGGCGTCCCCACCTACTTCGACACCGCGTGGCGCGACACCAACTCGGGCCTCGACATCAAGGGCGAGGGGTGCGTCACCCTCAACCCGGACCAGGCCCTCGCCTACGCCCGGGCCCGTCACCTCCAGTACTACGACCCCGAGACGGGCGAGTGGGACTCCGACCCCACGGGCGACCTCGGCCGCATGAACCGCCAGCAGCTCCTCGTGGTCAACGCCATCGACGAGGCCGTTTCCCTCGAGCTGGCCAACCCTGCGCGACTCAACCGCCTCATCAACGTGGGGGTCGACAACGTGGGCGTCGACCCCGGGTTCACCTTCGACGACATGGTCTCGCTGGCCAAGGCCTTCTCCGACACCAACAGCGAGGACATCTCCCGTCACAACCTCGAGGTCGAGGACTACCGCACCGACGGCGGCGCCGCGGTGCTGACCCTCGACGAGGCCACCTCGCAGCCCGTGCTCAACATCTTCCGGGGCCTGGACCCCGACGAGATCACCGAGGCCATGGTCACCGTCGACGTCGTGAACGGCTCGGGCGTCGACGGCCAGGCGCAGTCCGTGATGGACGCCATGGTGGCGAGTGGCTTCACCCCCGGTGCCGTCGGCGGCGACATGACGCCGGTCGCGGCCACGGAGGTCCATTACGCGCCGGGCTCGGAGCGGGCCGCCGACCTCGTCGCCCGTCACCTCACCGCCGGCGGGGTGCTCGTCGAGGACGAGAGCCTCGACCCCTTCCAGGTCAGCCTGGTGACGGGCCCCGACTTCACGACCGTCCAACAGACCGCCCGCCCGCCGGCGGCGGCCACGGGGGGCGGGGCCGGGGCCACCACGACGTCGAGCTCCACCACCTCGACCACCATCGGGCACAGCGCCGGCGATCCCGCCGCCGAGGGCATCGACTGCGATTGA
- a CDS encoding SDR family oxidoreductase: MTQSTGGSQSDDGAQAKDGAQSGGGAQADNGAQSKDGPSPDAGPPAIGDGNRLLDGKVAVVTGGGGGIGAAVARLVAEHGASVEIAEVDGDAAASVVAEIEAAGGVARAHVVDVRSADGVAALAAGVLDHHGRVDVLVNNVGDYRPFVPFSRSGPESWQAQYEVNLLHVFAVTRAFLDPMVAAGSGAIVNVHSVEGMRGYPGDPVYGAMKAAVAAFTTDLAVAVGRYGVRVNGIGPDLTQTAQVDYAAMGEADDPLWEAWAPVGRLGAPDDQARVALFLASDLSGFVTGHNIPVDGGTKAGGGWFWSPSTRRFTNRPPGL; this comes from the coding sequence ATGACGCAGTCCACAGGCGGGTCGCAGTCCGACGACGGGGCCCAGGCCAAGGACGGGGCGCAATCCGGCGGCGGGGCGCAGGCCGACAACGGGGCGCAGTCCAAGGACGGGCCATCGCCCGACGCCGGTCCGCCAGCGATCGGGGACGGGAACCGGCTGCTCGACGGCAAGGTCGCGGTCGTCACGGGTGGGGGAGGCGGGATCGGCGCCGCCGTCGCCCGGCTGGTCGCCGAGCACGGTGCGTCCGTGGAGATCGCCGAGGTCGACGGTGACGCGGCGGCGTCGGTCGTCGCCGAGATCGAAGCTGCCGGTGGGGTTGCCCGGGCCCACGTGGTGGACGTGCGATCCGCCGACGGGGTCGCCGCGCTCGCTGCCGGCGTGCTCGACCACCACGGTCGGGTCGACGTCCTCGTGAACAACGTCGGCGACTACCGGCCGTTCGTGCCTTTCTCGCGCTCCGGTCCGGAGTCGTGGCAGGCGCAGTACGAGGTCAACCTGCTGCACGTGTTCGCCGTGACCCGGGCGTTCCTCGACCCGATGGTCGCCGCCGGGTCGGGCGCCATCGTCAACGTCCACTCGGTGGAGGGCATGCGGGGCTACCCGGGCGACCCGGTCTACGGGGCCATGAAGGCGGCGGTGGCGGCGTTCACCACCGACCTCGCCGTCGCCGTCGGCCGCTACGGCGTCCGGGTCAACGGCATCGGCCCCGACCTCACCCAGACCGCCCAGGTCGACTACGCCGCCATGGGTGAGGCCGACGACCCGTTGTGGGAGGCGTGGGCTCCGGTCGGCCGTCTCGGGGCCCCGGACGACCAGGCCCGGGTGGCGCTCTTCCTCGCCTCGGACCTGTCCGGGTTCGTCACCGGCCACAACATCCCGGTCGACGGCGGCACCAAGGCGGGCGGCGGCTGGTTCTGGTCCCCCTCGACGAGGCGCTTCACCAACCGCCCGCCCGGCCTCTGA
- a CDS encoding alpha-galactosidase, with product MEVTTGGDGTTFTSADGRIALGPSTPSFEVRGDRADGQGLVVEVEATALSDEEGEAEIRGRLRNQGSTAVAVERFTLLHTSGLRVGEDPRRWRIYRNGYQSWSGTWTIGVDERDRDLPTAFARTGATDARHPAPTDRGHVRSDALSAISDATSGDALAVGFTTLADAFAFVEVRASGGADPEVSAWVDLDGTVLAPGAATPWFTLRLAAVSGERTAGTTALRRVAEAAGDAMQARGTDRPHPGGWCSWYFYFTKVTEADVVDNLAVLAADGRDGPAFGCEYVMVDDGHQAAIGDWLTTNDKFSNDMAEVARRIATEGFDAGIWWAPFLASARSRVAADHPEWLVRDERGRPILGLLNPGWGLTTPMRVLDTTHPEVIDHLTQVAATIGQEWGYAIQKLDFLYAAALPGVRHDAGATRAQALRRGLEAIRAGAGDDSFLLGCGCPLGPAVGVVDAMRIGADVTPSWTSLLGRTVGRNRHGLATFHALLNTLTRSVLDGAWFLNDPDCLMVRDTDTKLTEDEVRLLCTVFGMTDGMLVLSDRLDRLSPARRAMVAQTRALAGGRPEVVDLFERALPELVVSRHPDGRVDVGLLNLDDRPRSGVVDLARLGLGDLGPALAAGDVAPALTEYWTGRAVEVRGTLVDVGPLPRHSARVLRLEA from the coding sequence GTGGAGGTGACCACCGGCGGCGACGGCACCACCTTCACGAGCGCCGACGGGCGCATCGCCCTCGGGCCCTCGACGCCTTCGTTCGAGGTGCGGGGGGACCGGGCCGACGGCCAGGGGCTGGTCGTCGAGGTCGAAGCCACGGCGCTCAGCGACGAAGAGGGAGAGGCCGAGATCCGGGGCCGCCTCCGGAACCAGGGCAGCACCGCGGTGGCCGTCGAGCGCTTCACGCTCCTGCACACGTCCGGCCTTCGGGTGGGCGAGGACCCCCGCCGCTGGCGCATCTACCGCAACGGCTACCAGTCCTGGTCGGGCACGTGGACCATCGGCGTGGACGAGCGGGACCGCGACCTACCCACGGCCTTCGCCCGCACCGGCGCCACCGACGCCCGCCACCCCGCCCCGACGGACCGGGGCCACGTCCGCTCGGACGCCCTCTCGGCCATCAGCGACGCGACCAGCGGCGACGCCCTCGCCGTCGGCTTCACGACGCTGGCCGATGCCTTCGCCTTCGTCGAGGTGCGAGCGTCCGGCGGCGCCGACCCCGAGGTCTCCGCCTGGGTGGACCTCGACGGCACCGTCCTCGCCCCGGGAGCGGCCACGCCCTGGTTCACGCTCCGACTCGCGGCCGTGTCGGGCGAGCGGACCGCCGGCACCACCGCGCTGCGTCGGGTGGCCGAGGCCGCCGGCGACGCCATGCAGGCCCGCGGCACCGACCGGCCTCACCCCGGCGGGTGGTGCTCGTGGTACTTCTACTTCACGAAGGTCACCGAGGCGGACGTGGTCGACAACCTCGCCGTGCTGGCCGCTGACGGGCGGGACGGACCCGCCTTCGGCTGCGAGTACGTCATGGTCGACGACGGCCACCAGGCCGCCATCGGCGACTGGCTCACCACCAACGACAAGTTCTCGAACGACATGGCCGAGGTGGCCCGGCGCATCGCCACCGAGGGGTTCGACGCCGGCATCTGGTGGGCGCCCTTCCTGGCCTCGGCCCGATCCCGGGTCGCCGCCGACCACCCCGAGTGGCTCGTGCGCGATGAACGCGGACGGCCCATCCTCGGCCTGCTCAACCCCGGCTGGGGCCTCACCACCCCGATGCGGGTGCTCGACACCACCCACCCGGAGGTGATCGACCACCTGACCCAGGTGGCCGCCACCATCGGCCAGGAGTGGGGCTACGCCATCCAGAAGCTCGACTTCCTCTACGCCGCCGCGCTGCCCGGCGTCCGCCACGACGCCGGCGCCACCCGGGCCCAGGCGCTGCGGCGGGGCCTGGAGGCGATCCGGGCCGGAGCGGGCGACGACTCCTTCCTGCTCGGCTGCGGCTGCCCGCTCGGCCCTGCCGTCGGCGTGGTGGACGCCATGCGCATCGGCGCCGACGTCACCCCATCGTGGACCAGCCTGCTGGGGCGGACGGTCGGGCGGAACCGCCACGGCCTGGCCACCTTCCACGCTCTGCTCAACACCCTCACCCGCTCGGTGCTCGACGGCGCCTGGTTCCTGAACGACCCCGACTGCCTCATGGTGCGGGACACCGACACGAAGCTGACCGAGGACGAGGTGCGCCTGCTCTGCACGGTCTTCGGCATGACCGACGGGATGCTCGTGCTCTCCGACCGCCTCGACCGCCTGTCCCCCGCCCGCCGCGCCATGGTGGCGCAGACCCGGGCCCTCGCCGGCGGCCGCCCCGAGGTGGTCGACCTCTTCGAGCGGGCACTCCCGGAGCTGGTGGTCAGCCGCCACCCCGACGGCCGGGTCGACGTCGGCCTGCTCAACCTCGACGACCGCCCCCGCTCCGGCGTCGTGGACCTGGCCCGGCTCGGCCTCGGCGACCTCGGACCGGCGCTCGCCGCCGGCGATGTCGCCCCCGCCCTCACCGAGTACTGGACTGGTCGGGCGGTCGAGGTGCGGGGCACGCTGGTGGACGTCGGCCCGCTCCCCCGCCACTCGGCCCGGGTGCTGCGCCTGGAGGCCTGA
- a CDS encoding cation transporter codes for MGHEHGGGDHGHSHGGIRAGERHKGRLFAAFCVVAVFMVVEVVAGIASQSLALLSDAGHMLTDVLGMGMALAAIQLASSGSQRRHHTFGLYRLEILAALANAVLLFGVAGYVLYEAISRIGDPPEVRVGLMFWVALLGLAANLVAFFLLRSGAQESLNVEGAYLEVLSDTVASVGVIAGAVILQVTGWEWVDAVVGVAIGLWILPRAWSLGGRALRILVQAAPPGLDLDALEADLAGVPSVVEVHDLHAWTLTSDMEVVSAHLVVTADADHHAVLDQARDVLRAGHGIDHATLQVEPETHEGCAEIAW; via the coding sequence ATGGGCCACGAGCACGGCGGCGGCGACCACGGGCACTCCCACGGCGGCATCCGTGCGGGTGAGCGCCACAAGGGGCGGTTGTTCGCCGCGTTCTGCGTCGTCGCGGTGTTCATGGTGGTCGAGGTGGTGGCGGGCATCGCCAGCCAGTCCTTGGCACTGCTCTCCGACGCCGGCCACATGCTCACCGATGTGCTGGGCATGGGGATGGCCCTCGCCGCCATCCAACTGGCGAGCAGCGGCTCGCAACGCCGTCACCACACGTTCGGGCTGTACCGCCTCGAGATCCTCGCCGCCCTGGCCAACGCCGTCCTGCTGTTCGGGGTCGCGGGCTACGTGCTCTACGAGGCCATCAGCCGCATCGGCGACCCGCCCGAGGTGCGCGTGGGCCTCATGTTCTGGGTGGCGCTGCTCGGCCTCGCCGCCAACCTCGTGGCCTTCTTCCTCCTGCGCTCCGGCGCCCAGGAGTCCCTGAACGTCGAGGGGGCCTACCTCGAGGTCCTGTCCGACACCGTCGCCTCGGTCGGCGTCATCGCCGGCGCGGTGATCCTCCAGGTGACCGGGTGGGAGTGGGTCGACGCCGTCGTCGGTGTGGCCATCGGCCTGTGGATCCTGCCCCGGGCGTGGAGCCTCGGCGGCCGGGCGCTGCGAATCCTGGTGCAGGCGGCGCCCCCCGGGCTCGACCTCGACGCCCTCGAGGCCGATCTGGCCGGCGTCCCCAGCGTGGTCGAGGTCCACGACCTGCACGCCTGGACCCTCACGTCGGACATGGAGGTGGTGTCGGCGCACCTCGTGGTCACCGCCGACGCCGACCACCACGCCGTGCTCGACCAGGCCCGCGACGTGCTGCGGGCCGGGCACGGCATCGACCACGCCACCCTCCAGGTCGAGCCCGAGACCCATGAGGGCTGCGCCGAGATCGCCTGGTAA
- a CDS encoding arginine--tRNA ligase yields the protein MAGIREALTEALGTALAAVGVEAPASGISLERPARREHGDWSSNVAMATAKAAGRNPRELAGELVAALEANPPAHVASVEIAGPGFVNFRLHDTWLHEILTDVVTAGADGYARPDLGGGAKVNVEFVSANPTGPVHAGHGRGAAYGDSVARLLERCGHDVHREFYINDRGVQMELFGASLAARKAGEEPPEDGYQGEYIKEWAAEMPDGVDPVEWGEERAIADQRATLDRMNVTFDVWFSEKSMVESGAIETTLADLRERGVAFDEDGATWLRSTDFGDDKDRVLIKSDGEYTYLLPDIAYHRDKLDRGFELLIDVWGSDHHGYVPRMRAALQALGHDPDRFEVPITQMVNLMRDGEVVRLSKRSGDLITLEEVLDEVGPDAARLTFLLQSVDTRQTFDLDVVASQAMENPVFYVQYAHARIHSIARVAAERGVVRAPLADADLSLLTHERELDVLRSLSELPETVATAGNARAPHQIATWVRELAGRFHGFYHDCYVMGDGVSPELTQARLWLVEAAGVGLAIGLDLLGVSAPESM from the coding sequence GTGGCCGGCATTCGGGAAGCGTTGACGGAGGCGCTGGGGACAGCGCTGGCGGCGGTCGGGGTCGAGGCCCCGGCCTCGGGGATCTCCCTCGAGCGCCCCGCCCGTCGCGAGCACGGCGACTGGTCGAGCAACGTGGCGATGGCCACGGCCAAAGCCGCGGGCCGCAATCCCCGCGAGCTGGCCGGCGAGCTCGTCGCCGCGCTCGAGGCGAACCCGCCAGCGCATGTCGCCTCGGTCGAGATCGCCGGCCCGGGCTTCGTCAACTTCCGCCTCCACGACACCTGGCTGCACGAGATCCTCACCGACGTCGTCACCGCCGGCGCCGACGGGTACGCCCGGCCCGACCTCGGCGGCGGAGCGAAGGTCAACGTCGAGTTCGTCAGTGCCAACCCGACCGGCCCGGTGCACGCCGGCCACGGGCGGGGCGCGGCCTACGGCGACTCCGTGGCCCGGCTGTTGGAGCGGTGCGGCCACGACGTCCACCGCGAGTTCTACATCAACGACCGCGGCGTCCAGATGGAGCTCTTCGGCGCCTCCCTGGCCGCCCGCAAGGCCGGCGAGGAGCCGCCCGAGGACGGCTACCAGGGCGAGTACATCAAGGAGTGGGCCGCCGAGATGCCCGACGGGGTCGACCCCGTCGAGTGGGGCGAGGAGCGGGCCATCGCCGACCAGCGCGCCACCCTCGACCGCATGAACGTCACCTTCGACGTGTGGTTCAGCGAGAAGTCGATGGTCGAGTCGGGAGCCATCGAGACCACCCTCGCCGACCTCCGCGAGCGGGGGGTCGCCTTCGACGAGGACGGCGCCACCTGGCTGCGCAGCACCGACTTCGGCGACGACAAGGACCGGGTCCTCATCAAGTCCGACGGCGAGTACACGTACCTGCTGCCCGACATCGCCTACCACCGGGACAAGCTGGACCGCGGGTTCGAGCTGCTCATCGACGTGTGGGGATCCGACCACCACGGCTACGTGCCCCGGATGCGGGCGGCGCTCCAGGCCCTGGGACACGACCCCGACCGCTTCGAGGTGCCCATCACCCAGATGGTCAACCTCATGCGCGACGGCGAGGTGGTGCGGCTCTCGAAGCGCTCGGGCGACCTCATCACCCTCGAGGAGGTCCTCGACGAGGTCGGGCCCGACGCCGCCCGCCTCACCTTCCTGCTCCAGTCCGTGGACACCCGCCAGACCTTCGACCTCGACGTCGTGGCCAGCCAGGCCATGGAGAACCCCGTCTTCTACGTGCAATACGCACACGCCCGGATCCACTCCATCGCCCGGGTGGCCGCCGAGCGCGGCGTCGTGCGGGCGCCGCTGGCCGACGCCGACCTGTCGCTGCTCACCCACGAGCGCGAGCTCGACGTGTTGCGCAGCCTGTCCGAGCTGCCCGAGACCGTGGCCACCGCCGGCAACGCCCGGGCGCCCCACCAGATCGCCACCTGGGTGCGCGAGCTGGCCGGCCGCTTCCACGGCTTCTACCACGACTGCTACGTGATGGGCGACGGCGTGTCGCCCGAGCTCACCCAGGCCCGGCTCTGGCTGGTCGAGGCCGCCGGCGTGGGCCTGGCCATCGGCCTGGACCTCCTCGGCGTCTCCGCCCCGGAGTCGATGTGA
- the lysA gene encoding diaminopimelate decarboxylase: MTALPRELLPDNAVIDDTGRLSIGGCDVLELAEEFGTPLFVYDEDHLRARCREAVSAFGDGVAYAAKAFLCTAMARLAHEEGMHIDVASGGELFVVLAAGVPAERIVLHGNNKSSDELRQALDAGVGRIVVDSFDEMDRIEALVAAGAPVPKVLVRVTPGVEAHTHEYVRTGQQDSKFGFGLASGDAAAAVIRASGSDAMDLVGVHAHIGSQVFVADFFAEAIEVLAPFVTPLGLPELSIGGGLGVAYVVGEAAPTISDWATAVHQACAEVGIEARPVAEPGRAITAQAAITLYRVGTIKEVPGIRTYVAVDGGMIDNPRPALYGSGYETFLPRATLAERLRTVTVVGKHCESGDLLVRDGAVPDDLAVGDVLATPVTGAYGHSMGSNYNKLPRPPVVFCRGGEARLVVRRETYEDLLRADL; encoded by the coding sequence ATGACGGCGCTGCCGCGGGAGCTGCTGCCCGACAACGCCGTCATCGACGACACCGGGCGCCTGTCCATCGGCGGGTGCGACGTGCTCGAGCTGGCCGAGGAGTTCGGTACCCCGCTGTTCGTCTACGACGAGGACCACCTCCGGGCCCGCTGCCGGGAGGCGGTGAGCGCCTTCGGCGACGGCGTCGCCTACGCGGCAAAGGCCTTCCTCTGCACCGCCATGGCCCGCCTCGCCCACGAGGAGGGCATGCACATCGACGTCGCCAGCGGCGGCGAGCTGTTCGTGGTGCTGGCGGCCGGCGTCCCCGCCGAGCGCATCGTGCTGCACGGCAACAACAAGTCGAGCGACGAGCTGCGCCAAGCTCTCGACGCCGGCGTGGGCCGCATCGTGGTCGATTCGTTCGACGAGATGGACCGCATCGAGGCCCTCGTGGCCGCCGGCGCCCCCGTCCCGAAGGTGCTCGTGCGGGTGACCCCGGGCGTCGAGGCCCACACCCACGAGTACGTGCGCACGGGCCAGCAGGACTCGAAGTTCGGTTTCGGCCTGGCCTCGGGCGACGCCGCCGCCGCCGTGATCCGGGCCTCGGGCTCCGACGCCATGGACCTCGTCGGCGTCCACGCCCACATCGGCAGCCAGGTGTTCGTGGCCGACTTCTTCGCCGAGGCCATCGAGGTGCTCGCGCCCTTCGTCACCCCCCTCGGCCTGCCCGAGCTGTCCATCGGCGGCGGCCTCGGCGTGGCCTACGTCGTGGGAGAGGCGGCGCCGACCATCTCCGACTGGGCCACCGCGGTGCACCAGGCGTGCGCCGAGGTGGGCATCGAGGCCCGCCCCGTCGCCGAGCCGGGCCGGGCCATCACGGCGCAGGCGGCGATCACCCTCTACCGGGTGGGCACCATCAAGGAGGTGCCCGGCATCCGCACCTACGTGGCGGTGGACGGCGGCATGATCGACAACCCGCGGCCGGCGCTCTACGGCAGTGGCTACGAGACCTTCCTGCCCCGCGCCACCCTCGCCGAGCGCCTCCGCACCGTCACCGTCGTGGGCAAGCACTGCGAGTCGGGTGACCTGCTCGTGCGTGACGGCGCCGTGCCCGACGACCTCGCCGTCGGCGACGTCCTCGCCACCCCGGTCACCGGCGCCTACGGCCACTCCATGGGCTCGAACTACAACAAGCTGCCCCGCCCGCCGGTGGTGTTCTGCCGCGGCGGCGAGGCCCGCCTGGTCGTCCGCCGCGAGACCTACGAGGACCTCCTCCGCGCCGACCTCTGA
- a CDS encoding DUF2079 domain-containing protein: MAEAVAPRVRRPLRSWPRHVATLARDGLVEIGPPRVVLFLAMAVFAIVFGRLVVLRHERFGTFDFDLGIYDQAVWLLAHGHGFDTVRGLGVFGNHVNLAFYLLVPFYWLGAGPNFLNLVMVGAVALAAVPVFRLGRHWLADEWHALVPALAFLLHFTNQWMVQETFHAEVVALFPFFMGFLAATEKRWRAYAAWMVFAVAWKEDIALAAVMVGLLFAWRGQRGDDRTMRRAGIATVVAGLGWFALCTRLIIPAFSPGGVFYEDFFGTLGNSPWALADTAVTNPTAVTRQLEDANALGYVRDLLAPYGFTPLLAPGVLLIGAPQALVNLLSANSFTWSLRFHYAAMPVAGATLAMVEGIGRRRSLAVRRFLLGLVAACALATTAAWGISPMSTYYREGFWPLTPNERADELQRAVNTPPDDASVAATYLLVPHLTHRRNIYSFPNPWQEQNWGVASENQHDPDTVDWLVVDRLSLSPELDDLLQEILDTEDWVVVEAQGDLLVAHRAGAATR; this comes from the coding sequence ATGGCTGAGGCGGTGGCGCCCCGGGTTCGCCGACCCCTGCGGTCGTGGCCCCGTCACGTCGCCACCCTCGCCCGGGACGGCCTCGTCGAGATCGGCCCGCCCCGGGTCGTGCTGTTCCTCGCCATGGCGGTGTTCGCCATCGTCTTCGGCCGTCTCGTGGTGCTGCGCCACGAGCGCTTCGGCACCTTCGACTTCGACCTCGGCATCTACGACCAGGCCGTCTGGCTGCTGGCCCACGGTCACGGCTTCGACACCGTCCGTGGCCTCGGCGTGTTCGGCAACCACGTCAACCTGGCCTTCTACCTGCTCGTGCCCTTCTATTGGCTGGGCGCCGGCCCCAACTTCCTCAATCTGGTGATGGTCGGGGCGGTCGCCCTGGCGGCGGTGCCCGTGTTCCGCCTCGGTCGTCACTGGCTCGCCGACGAGTGGCACGCGCTGGTGCCGGCGCTCGCCTTCCTCCTCCACTTCACCAACCAGTGGATGGTGCAGGAGACGTTCCACGCCGAGGTGGTCGCCCTCTTTCCGTTCTTCATGGGCTTCCTCGCCGCCACCGAGAAGCGCTGGCGGGCCTACGCGGCCTGGATGGTCTTCGCGGTGGCGTGGAAGGAGGACATCGCCCTCGCCGCGGTCATGGTGGGCCTGCTGTTCGCCTGGCGGGGGCAGCGGGGCGACGACCGCACCATGCGCCGGGCCGGCATCGCGACCGTCGTGGCCGGGCTCGGGTGGTTCGCGCTCTGCACGCGGCTGATCATCCCGGCCTTCAGCCCGGGCGGCGTGTTCTACGAAGACTTCTTCGGGACCCTCGGCAACTCACCCTGGGCGCTGGCCGACACCGCGGTCACCAACCCCACCGCGGTCACCCGCCAACTCGAGGACGCGAACGCGCTGGGCTACGTGCGGGACCTCCTCGCCCCCTACGGCTTCACGCCGCTGCTCGCCCCGGGGGTGCTGCTCATCGGGGCCCCGCAGGCGCTGGTCAACCTGCTCTCGGCCAACAGCTTCACGTGGAGCCTGCGCTTCCACTACGCGGCGATGCCCGTCGCCGGGGCCACTCTCGCAATGGTCGAGGGCATCGGCCGGCGCCGCTCGCTGGCGGTGCGGCGGTTCCTGCTCGGGCTGGTGGCGGCGTGCGCGCTGGCCACGACGGCGGCCTGGGGCATCTCGCCGATGTCCACCTACTACCGCGAGGGGTTCTGGCCCCTGACGCCCAACGAGCGGGCCGACGAGCTGCAACGGGCGGTCAACACCCCGCCCGACGACGCCTCGGTGGCGGCGACCTACCTGCTGGTCCCCCACCTCACCCACCGTCGCAACATCTACTCGTTCCCGAACCCCTGGCAGGAGCAGAACTGGGGGGTCGCCAGCGAGAACCAGCACGACCCCGACACCGTGGACTGGCTGGTCGTCGACCGCCTCAGCCTCAGCCCCGAGCTCGACGACCTGCTCCAGGAGATCCTCGACACCGAGGACTGGGTCGTGGTCGAGGCGCAGGGCGACCTCCTCGTCGCCCACCGCGCCGGCGCCGCCACCCGCTGA